A single region of the Salvia miltiorrhiza cultivar Shanhuang (shh) chromosome 8, IMPLAD_Smil_shh, whole genome shotgun sequence genome encodes:
- the LOC130998741 gene encoding uncharacterized mitochondrial protein AtMg00810-like — MQDKGKFLGLVVYVDDILLASNDDNLVDSFKAFLSNNFKFKDLGRPSYFLGLEIARNTKGIYLCQRKYVLDLLKDAGLLNCRPASTPMESGKHLDLEEGPSLTDFTPYRRLVGRLLYLCLTRPDITFAVHNLSQFLSKPCEGHMAAAERILRYLKGTIGHGLFFDKNSTMDLSSFSDADWASCPATRRSVTGFAIFLGSSLISWKSKKQSTISRSSAEAEYRAMAQTSCEVTWVRNLLLEFGIRQSRATPLYCDNKAAVYICNNPVFHERTKHIEIDCHTVRNKYLAGELKPLHIKNDLQLADVLTKALPAPALRNIMIKMGFTSIYLPS; from the coding sequence ATGCAAGATAAAGGCAAGTTTCTTGGATTGGttgtttatgttgatgatatattgCTTGCTAGCAATGATGACAATTTGGTGGATTCTTTTAAGGCTTTCTTGAGCAACAATTTTAAGTTCAAAGACTTGGGAAGACCTTCTTACTTTCTGGGTTTGGAGATTGCTCGCAACACCAAAGGTATCTACCTATGTCAACGCAAATATGTTTTAGATTTACTTAAAGATGCAGGGCTTTTGAACTGTAGACCAGCTTCTACCCCTATGGAATCTGGCAAGCACTTGGACTTAGAGGAAGGTCCTAGCTTAACTGATTTTACTCCGTATAGGCGACTCGTGGGCAGGCTATTATACCTCTGTTTGACACGCCCAGACATCACTTTTGCGGTCCATAATCTCAGTCAGTTCCTTTCCAAACCATGTGAAGGTCATATGGCAGCAGCTGAAAGGATTTTGAGGTATCTAAAAGGAACAATCGGGCATGGACTGTTCTTCGACAAGAACTCCACCATGGACTTATCTTCCTTTTCTGATGCTGATTGGGCATCTTGCCCCGCAACTCGCCGTTCCGTCACCGGTTTTGCTATCTTTCTTGGATCGTCTTTAATTTCATGGAAATCTAAAAAGCAGTCTACTATCTCTAGATCTTCAGCTGAGGCTGAATATCGGGCAATGGCACAAACTAGCTGTGAGGTAACTTGGGTTCGTAATCTCTTGCTGGAATTTGGGATTCGACAGTCACGTGCCACACCTCTGTACTGTGATAATAAAGCAGCAGTCTACATTTGCAACAATCCCGTCTTCCACGAGCGAACTAAGCACATCGAGATTGACTGTCACACTGTGCGGAACAAGTACTTGGCCGGCGAACTTAAGCCATTACATATCAAGAACGATCTACAACTCGCCGATGTTCTCACCAAAGCTTTGCCTGCTCCTGCTTTGCGTAACATCATGATCAAGATGGGATTTACCAGTATTTACCTTCCATCTTGA